In one window of Chryseobacterium phocaeense DNA:
- a CDS encoding alpha/beta hydrolase family protein produces MKYKILFLPVFLLTLASCMSEKTAIHQKNYETKLDTLTLFDSIRNRKIPVAFYTPKTDQKLPGQQVVIFSHGYGANRGNDYLVYSYLTQKLASKGYFTVSIQHELPADELLPMQGKLQDTRMPFWERGVENILFVLNELKKTRPDLDYQHLSLIGHSNGGDMTALFAAKHPALVYKIITMDNRRMYLPRTALPKIYTIRSNDYPADEGVLPSFTEQEKYHITVQSTPINHGHMDNKGSEEEKKMLNKLILEYIEKQ; encoded by the coding sequence ATGAAGTATAAGATTCTGTTTCTCCCTGTTTTCCTGTTGACGCTCGCCAGCTGCATGTCTGAAAAAACAGCAATTCATCAAAAAAATTATGAAACTAAGCTGGATACTTTAACTTTATTTGATTCCATAAGAAACAGGAAGATTCCTGTTGCATTTTATACTCCGAAAACAGATCAAAAGCTTCCCGGACAACAGGTTGTGATTTTCAGCCATGGTTACGGCGCCAATAGGGGTAATGATTATTTAGTTTATTCTTACCTCACCCAAAAACTGGCTTCAAAAGGGTATTTTACAGTAAGCATCCAGCACGAGCTTCCTGCTGATGAACTGCTTCCCATGCAGGGAAAGCTCCAGGATACAAGAATGCCTTTCTGGGAAAGAGGTGTTGAAAACATTTTATTTGTGCTGAATGAGCTTAAAAAGACCAGGCCGGATCTTGATTATCAACATCTAAGTCTTATCGGTCATTCCAACGGTGGAGATATGACCGCTTTGTTTGCCGCAAAGCATCCTGCATTGGTATATAAAATTATTACTATGGATAACCGGAGAATGTATCTTCCACGAACTGCACTACCTAAAATATATACCATCCGTTCCAATGATTATCCCGCTGATGAAGGGGTATTGCCTTCTTTTACGGAACAGGAAAAATATCATATAACCGTACAGTCCACCCCCATCAATCACGGACACATGGATAACAAAGGAAGTGAAGAAGAAAAGAAGATGTTGAATAAACTTATTTTAGAATACATTGAAAAACAATAA
- a CDS encoding amidohydrolase, producing the protein MEKQHNHVHGCTQCACNNPVLEILKEELFSSENLAKMKPASQAASQQPPQTLMISGGIIRPMIGGATDKVDAIGIANGNVVITGTVDTVKTFMEQNYPTYQTKELKDGQTLLPGLIEPHVHMVPAAMMAEWIDVSPFKGQDLLATYDLTSIGTTINNNLPTAPGYIILGKGLDPSLMPFVQVNGSNELQTITNTVLDEINTDPMMVLSASMHTLYLNTSALHYVFKNSPYIRDHYLTADEYIKKTQGQLQESKQMTPALEVIKDQVIAMAQNVNGYLTQLFQLANSRGITFMYDAGLNPKFQEVLTSYAENNPELVRTGGALLCGDQTAADKLGPYPQLTTYKPVYNGHVKVVSDGSNQGLTGYQSTPYACDPANNTGIFNFPEKGIPADTIPPLYDTLINTVVAEKGWPLMIHANGDQAVIFAIEAYQSALAQYKGPELRNRIEHCSLLTADQITEMLQMGVSPSFLIGHVGYWGYAFNEVIFKDKAQMLDLCGSALAAGMRITLHSDNEVSPLGPLRMMEQSITRIMEENTTSIEVLNSAECITPEQALIAVTYDAAWQCYADTWAGSLDTDYFADFVILEQDPLSLTTQSSQYMKMRNIPVLETWLGGVQVYPVES; encoded by the coding sequence ATGGAAAAACAACACAATCATGTTCATGGATGCACGCAGTGCGCCTGTAACAACCCTGTTTTAGAAATTCTTAAAGAGGAGCTTTTCAGTTCTGAAAACCTGGCGAAAATGAAACCCGCCAGCCAGGCAGCTTCGCAGCAGCCTCCGCAAACACTTATGATCAGTGGCGGCATCATCCGTCCCATGATCGGCGGAGCAACGGATAAGGTGGATGCCATCGGAATAGCCAATGGAAATGTTGTGATCACAGGCACTGTGGATACCGTAAAAACATTTATGGAGCAAAATTATCCAACCTATCAAACCAAAGAATTAAAAGACGGACAGACTTTGCTTCCCGGTCTGATTGAGCCCCACGTCCATATGGTTCCGGCCGCTATGATGGCGGAATGGATAGACGTGAGCCCTTTTAAAGGACAGGATTTACTGGCGACCTATGATCTTACTTCTATCGGAACAACCATCAACAACAACCTGCCTACTGCTCCAGGGTATATTATCCTTGGAAAAGGTTTGGATCCGTCGCTAATGCCGTTTGTACAGGTTAACGGCTCAAATGAACTGCAGACCATTACCAATACGGTACTCGATGAAATTAATACTGATCCTATGATGGTCTTGAGCGCTTCCATGCATACGCTCTACTTAAATACCAGTGCACTGCATTATGTATTTAAAAACAGCCCATATATACGGGACCATTATTTAACTGCGGACGAATACATTAAGAAAACCCAGGGCCAGCTACAGGAAAGCAAGCAAATGACACCGGCACTGGAAGTGATCAAAGACCAAGTGATTGCAATGGCCCAAAATGTAAATGGCTACCTCACCCAGCTATTTCAACTGGCCAATTCCAGAGGAATTACTTTTATGTATGACGCAGGTCTGAATCCTAAATTTCAGGAAGTATTGACTTCATATGCCGAAAATAATCCGGAACTGGTAAGAACCGGAGGAGCCCTCCTCTGCGGTGATCAGACTGCTGCCGACAAGCTGGGGCCCTATCCTCAGCTTACAACTTACAAACCTGTTTATAACGGACATGTGAAAGTGGTTTCAGACGGTTCCAATCAGGGATTAACCGGCTATCAGAGCACGCCGTATGCATGTGATCCTGCCAACAATACAGGGATATTCAATTTTCCGGAAAAAGGAATTCCTGCAGATACAATTCCACCTTTGTATGATACCCTGATCAATACCGTGGTGGCTGAAAAAGGCTGGCCCCTGATGATCCATGCGAATGGTGATCAGGCTGTGATCTTTGCCATAGAAGCTTATCAGAGTGCCCTCGCTCAATACAAAGGTCCCGAACTCCGAAACCGTATAGAACATTGTTCGCTTCTAACAGCAGATCAGATTACAGAGATGCTGCAAATGGGCGTTTCACCAAGCTTCCTTATTGGTCACGTGGGCTATTGGGGATATGCTTTTAACGAAGTGATATTTAAAGACAAGGCACAAATGCTGGACCTTTGCGGTTCTGCTCTTGCTGCAGGTATGAGAATTACGCTCCACAGTGACAATGAAGTAAGCCCGTTAGGCCCTTTGAGAATGATGGAACAGTCTATTACCCGGATTATGGAAGAAAATACCACCAGCATTGAAGTTTTGAATTCTGCTGAATGCATCACTCCTGAGCAGGCTTTAATTGCGGTTACATATGATGCCGCCTGGCAGTGCTACGCAGATACGTGGGCGGGCTCATTAGATACGGATTACTTTGCAGACTTCGTTATCCTGGAACAGGATCCGCTTTCATTAACCACCCAGTCCTCACAATATATGAAAATGAGAAATATCCCGGTACTGGAAACCTGGCTGGGCGGTGTACAGGTATATCCTGTAGAATCGTAA
- a CDS encoding putative immunity protein → MSDKPKIKIQDHPELREKLLDLVKTTAHIELAKWAISCAEHILNLSPEKLNSDVVHSGFETNRLWQDNKATVHQVRQAGFKVHEEARKCTTEVGKNALRTVGQAVAVGHMKEHAMVCSDYAIKTVQLSSSNDLEKIRAEREWQINELMKYRK, encoded by the coding sequence ATGAGCGATAAGCCTAAAATTAAGATTCAGGATCACCCTGAATTAAGGGAAAAGCTACTAGATCTGGTAAAAACCACAGCGCATATTGAGCTTGCGAAATGGGCCATAAGCTGTGCAGAACACATTTTAAATTTATCCCCTGAGAAACTAAATTCCGATGTTGTACATTCCGGTTTTGAGACAAACAGGCTTTGGCAGGACAATAAAGCAACCGTACACCAGGTGAGACAGGCAGGCTTTAAGGTACATGAAGAAGCCAGAAAATGTACAACAGAGGTGGGAAAAAATGCTTTAAGAACTGTTGGACAAGCCGTAGCGGTCGGACATATGAAAGAACACGCAATGGTTTGCAGTGATTACGCCATTAAAACCGTCCAGTTATCGTCTTCAAATGATCTGGAAAAAATAAGAGCAGAAAGAGAATGGCAGATCAATGAATTGATGAAGTATCGCAAGTAA
- a CDS encoding import component protein, translating to MNNKNLSIISYITLIGWFIAYFSGKDQADSLLKYHLRQSLGLMIISVIFNIIMRIIATAVPALSFLGIAGLLILVFWILGIINAANGAEKPVPVFGKMFEDKFAFIG from the coding sequence ATGAACAACAAAAATTTATCAATCATTTCTTATATCACGCTGATAGGCTGGTTTATTGCTTATTTTTCTGGAAAAGACCAGGCGGATTCTCTGCTTAAATACCATCTGAGACAGTCTCTGGGGCTGATGATCATCAGTGTTATTTTCAATATCATCATGAGAATTATCGCAACGGCAGTTCCGGCACTTTCGTTTTTAGGAATAGCAGGTCTGTTGATTCTGGTTTTCTGGATCCTGGGAATTATCAATGCGGCCAATGGAGCTGAAAAACCTGTTCCGGTATTCGGTAAAATGTTTGAGGACAAATTTGCCTTTATCGGTTAA
- a CDS encoding helix-turn-helix transcriptional regulator, protein MKSVVYQLFIYLCICTGLSCQAQSLYIDSLQRAVNNPGLNEQSKPVLLNRLAEAYRIDRNYAAAEKKARQSARMALQNKDYAEAAKSYTLLTVIKANNRELSTLKQVSDSALVLAQQSKNPVALAYGYYAQAFLFKTIEDSEKRIKFCQMGLKELEKSPDPSMASKLYYQLYAAHSDWNNIAQVNNYARKATENALQTKDYNLLSNSYAALSVAHEYRYNESGEKKELDSVLFYLQKAEDTYIRHPKQVAKYTHAITCVNIASVYLKYFPAGDKTAESKAIQYAKSAADLLKNVPNTQEVTASSLGILSEFASRKGDKALAESYLLQAYDLMKTGEHPYYYTLINIVQALSGFYKQQGDFKKALAFQEEVTEYSNKNFKQKQALNAQKLEIQFETEKKNNEVKILKEREASRKFQSYLYACIAAASLLGLIFMFRAYHFKLRLSMEREKQLQLENHESEMQIRLEKEEKARLKAEQQLLETQQQQLQKEAMANVLQLEHKNRVLHHIKDKLADDNSLNMQKIVKEEMVLDNDFEDAKLRIQQIHPEFFNLINEKAKKNLTLLDMKLCAYLYLKMDTRQISQLMHIEPKSVRMSRYRIKQKLGLDKDEDLNTFLNKLGS, encoded by the coding sequence ATGAAATCTGTAGTCTATCAACTGTTTATCTATTTATGCATCTGTACAGGTCTGAGCTGCCAGGCACAAAGCCTGTATATCGACAGTCTGCAGCGTGCTGTGAATAATCCGGGGCTGAATGAACAATCCAAACCAGTATTGCTCAACAGACTTGCCGAAGCATATAGGATAGACCGGAATTATGCTGCAGCAGAAAAAAAAGCCAGACAGAGTGCCCGTATGGCACTTCAAAACAAAGATTATGCAGAAGCAGCAAAATCCTATACGCTGTTAACCGTTATCAAAGCCAATAACCGGGAGTTATCCACTTTAAAGCAAGTAAGTGATTCCGCCCTGGTGCTGGCACAGCAGTCTAAAAATCCTGTAGCGTTGGCTTACGGATATTATGCCCAGGCATTTTTATTCAAAACCATTGAGGATTCTGAAAAGAGGATAAAGTTCTGCCAGATGGGATTGAAAGAACTGGAAAAATCACCCGATCCTTCTATGGCATCCAAATTATATTATCAGCTCTATGCTGCCCATTCGGACTGGAATAATATTGCCCAGGTGAACAATTATGCCCGTAAAGCTACGGAAAATGCTCTGCAGACAAAAGATTACAATCTGTTAAGCAATAGCTATGCTGCCTTGTCTGTCGCCCATGAATACCGGTACAATGAATCCGGAGAGAAAAAAGAACTGGACAGTGTTTTATTTTATCTTCAAAAGGCAGAAGATACTTATATAAGACATCCAAAACAGGTAGCCAAATATACCCATGCCATCACCTGCGTTAATATTGCGAGCGTCTATTTAAAATATTTTCCCGCAGGTGATAAGACCGCAGAATCAAAAGCCATTCAGTATGCAAAGTCAGCCGCAGATCTTCTGAAAAATGTGCCCAACACGCAGGAAGTTACTGCCAGCAGTCTTGGGATACTCAGTGAATTCGCTTCAAGGAAAGGAGATAAGGCTTTGGCGGAATCTTATCTCTTACAGGCTTATGATCTGATGAAAACCGGAGAGCATCCTTATTATTATACCCTGATCAATATTGTTCAGGCCCTGTCCGGTTTTTATAAACAGCAGGGGGATTTCAAAAAAGCACTTGCATTCCAGGAAGAGGTTACAGAATACAGCAATAAAAACTTTAAACAAAAACAGGCTCTGAATGCCCAAAAGTTGGAAATACAGTTCGAAACCGAAAAGAAAAACAATGAGGTTAAAATATTAAAGGAAAGGGAAGCAAGCCGGAAATTCCAGAGCTATCTTTATGCATGTATCGCTGCTGCCTCTTTATTGGGACTGATCTTTATGTTTAGGGCTTATCATTTTAAACTGCGCCTTTCCATGGAACGTGAAAAGCAACTCCAGCTGGAAAACCATGAATCTGAAATGCAGATCAGGCTGGAAAAAGAAGAAAAAGCCAGGTTAAAAGCCGAGCAGCAACTCCTTGAAACGCAGCAGCAGCAACTCCAAAAGGAGGCTATGGCCAATGTTCTGCAACTTGAACACAAAAACAGGGTTCTTCACCATATTAAAGATAAACTGGCGGATGATAATTCCCTGAATATGCAGAAGATCGTAAAAGAGGAAATGGTGCTGGATAATGATTTTGAAGACGCCAAACTAAGGATACAGCAGATTCATCCTGAGTTTTTTAACCTCATCAATGAAAAAGCAAAGAAAAACCTTACGCTGCTTGATATGAAGCTCTGCGCTTATCTTTATCTTAAAATGGATACCCGCCAGATCTCTCAGCTGATGCATATAGAGCCTAAAAGCGTCCGCATGAGCCGTTATCGGATTAAACAAAAACTCGGACTGGATAAGGATGAGGACCTGAATACCTTTCTGAATAAACTGGGAAGCTAA
- a CDS encoding tetratricopeptide repeat protein, translating into MVKKLLSCLFLFSILYFFSQKPTEESFKNIIFDIKFTTAGDQEIKKIDSIISICHQSGYKNCEAFGYLKIANIYNKNNDIKKAFYYTDLAEKKNLITSETDFEAVFYFYTIRSLLYQKLGERVKAIKMLDEVAGRVKDNPYFEYLLEWQYAGVYNEMGDRKKALKAYKNAYIKSKEYRKKQDPDIRNNLNKLSNSYKPIAYLGGIYQQAGKMDSAKIYIEEALRETKNIEEKGIRFITSLYAGEYYLQVGDYKKAQQHLLICKNIVVYHYKSQNNHEAVIENLINLYGKMGQKDSANYYSKELLALKSSNEAQNKEQKDILDKRQATEDSTKKKERKTLIYICAALFTGIICVVLYFFYFKKGKTEYDAPSEVISGQSNDIFEQVIMLAKENSPEFLTRFNDYCPGFSEKLLEIENFKSSEIRFCAYLYLNFSTKDIAEYTFTSVRTVQTKKYRLRKKLNIPNETDIYLWFRDLMK; encoded by the coding sequence ATGGTTAAAAAATTACTTTCCTGTTTATTTCTCTTTTCTATCCTGTATTTTTTTTCTCAAAAACCGACAGAAGAAAGTTTTAAGAATATCATTTTTGATATAAAATTTACAACGGCAGGTGATCAGGAAATTAAAAAAATAGACAGTATCATCTCCATCTGCCATCAGTCCGGTTACAAAAACTGTGAAGCTTTCGGGTATCTTAAAATAGCCAATATTTATAATAAGAACAATGATATTAAAAAGGCGTTTTATTATACGGATCTGGCTGAAAAGAAAAACCTGATTACTTCCGAAACAGATTTTGAAGCGGTCTTCTATTTTTATACCATCCGATCCCTGCTGTATCAAAAGCTTGGAGAGCGGGTAAAAGCGATTAAAATGCTGGACGAAGTGGCGGGACGGGTAAAAGACAATCCTTATTTTGAATATCTGCTGGAGTGGCAGTATGCCGGAGTTTACAATGAAATGGGCGACCGGAAAAAAGCTTTGAAAGCCTATAAAAATGCCTATATCAAATCAAAAGAGTACAGAAAAAAGCAGGATCCTGACATCAGAAACAACCTTAATAAATTAAGCAACAGCTATAAACCCATCGCTTATCTTGGAGGCATATACCAGCAAGCCGGAAAGATGGATTCTGCAAAGATCTATATTGAAGAAGCTTTGCGCGAAACTAAAAATATTGAAGAAAAAGGCATTCGGTTTATTACTTCTCTGTATGCCGGGGAATATTACCTGCAAGTCGGAGATTATAAAAAAGCACAGCAGCATTTACTGATTTGTAAAAATATAGTGGTATACCATTACAAAAGCCAGAACAATCATGAAGCAGTGATTGAAAATCTGATTAATCTGTATGGGAAAATGGGACAGAAGGACAGTGCAAATTATTACTCCAAAGAGTTACTGGCATTAAAAAGCAGTAATGAAGCCCAGAATAAGGAACAGAAAGACATCCTCGATAAAAGACAGGCAACGGAAGATAGCACCAAAAAGAAAGAAAGAAAAACACTGATATATATCTGTGCAGCTCTTTTTACAGGTATCATCTGTGTTGTGCTGTATTTCTTTTACTTTAAAAAAGGAAAAACTGAGTATGATGCACCTTCTGAAGTCATTTCAGGCCAGAGCAATGATATTTTTGAACAGGTCATTATGCTGGCTAAAGAAAACAGTCCTGAGTTTTTAACCCGGTTCAATGATTATTGTCCGGGATTTTCTGAAAAGCTTCTTGAAATTGAAAACTTTAAAAGCTCCGAAATCCGTTTCTGCGCTTATCTTTATCTCAATTTTTCTACGAAGGATATTGCAGAATATACCTTCACTTCCGTGAGAACCGTGCAGACGAAAAAATACCGCCTCCGGAAAAAGCTTAACATTCCTAACGAGACGGATATTTATCTCTGGTTCCGGGACCTGATGAAATAA
- a CDS encoding NAD(P)-dependent oxidoreductase: MKTNTIAVIGGTGKSGKYLVQELLKNEYPMKLLLRTPENFTLEHPLIEIIKGDARNFEDVNRLVEGCSAVISKIGQPAGEKSIFTDATRNIIKSMNILGIKRYITITGLNVDTPFDHKNEKVKAATVWMHQNYPETTKDKQEEYEILVNSNLDWTLVRLPMIIPSDEHFKTEANLTDCTGEKISAADLSEFLVSQIEDETYFKQSPFLYNV; the protein is encoded by the coding sequence ATGAAAACAAATACAATTGCCGTTATCGGCGGAACCGGAAAATCCGGGAAATATCTTGTTCAGGAGCTTCTGAAAAATGAATACCCTATGAAACTATTACTGCGGACTCCCGAAAATTTTACACTTGAACATCCTTTAATTGAAATTATAAAAGGTGATGCGAGGAATTTTGAAGATGTCAACCGTCTTGTCGAAGGCTGTTCGGCCGTAATCAGTAAAATCGGGCAACCGGCGGGTGAGAAATCAATTTTTACGGATGCGACGAGGAATATTATAAAGTCAATGAATATCCTCGGCATCAAAAGATATATCACCATTACAGGTTTGAATGTGGATACTCCTTTTGACCATAAAAATGAAAAGGTGAAAGCCGCAACGGTATGGATGCATCAAAACTATCCGGAAACCACAAAAGACAAACAGGAAGAATATGAAATTCTTGTAAACAGTAATCTGGACTGGACTTTAGTAAGGCTTCCGATGATCATTCCGTCTGATGAACATTTTAAGACTGAAGCCAACCTTACGGACTGCACAGGAGAGAAAATAAGTGCGGCGGATCTTTCTGAATTTCTGGTTAGCCAAATTGAAGATGAAACGTATTTTAAACAAAGTCCGTTTTTATATAATGTTTAA
- a CDS encoding PKD domain-containing protein, protein MTPVIIRILFLILINLSACLSAQADQVLFIGNSMTYFNDMPVLFKDMATSKGKNVEITSHTVGGAGFVNHVNDNALYQTIRSKTYQYVVMQPGTAESAGYSYPVSVTAERGRKMRDSIRKYSPCSKIFLYEIPYAVPSQTEYNTYFSLQKTIKDSITKMSNLMQTEMIPAGEAARAHYTATQDLALHSTYNDVHPGPQGSYLVAASVYAALFQDRLFPSTFYSGMTQSKAEYYQQLADGTFFSNPAQWNSNVFHIHAGFSVSGGAQNISFTNLSTNYDTVLWTFGDGTTSTVVNPTHLYASAGTYTVSLTVTKNSCSETVSKTINSNQLGVSEHTVKSFRFYPNPVSGTGFLETSKAIKEIEIYSIDGRKLQNLSYSKVYDAQINFAPYTKGIYILKIRFEDNTLENIKVIKE, encoded by the coding sequence ATGACTCCAGTAATTATCAGAATATTGTTTCTTATCCTGATCAATCTTTCTGCCTGTCTTTCCGCTCAGGCCGATCAGGTTTTATTCATCGGGAACAGCATGACCTATTTTAATGATATGCCTGTACTTTTTAAAGATATGGCAACTTCAAAAGGAAAAAACGTAGAGATTACCTCACATACAGTCGGAGGTGCAGGCTTTGTGAACCATGTGAATGACAATGCCCTGTACCAGACCATTCGTTCTAAAACTTATCAATATGTTGTGATGCAGCCCGGGACCGCTGAGTCTGCCGGCTACTCCTATCCTGTTTCTGTAACCGCCGAAAGAGGCCGGAAAATGAGAGACTCCATCCGGAAATACAGCCCTTGCTCTAAGATATTCCTGTATGAGATTCCATACGCGGTTCCTTCTCAAACGGAATACAACACCTATTTCAGTCTTCAGAAAACCATTAAGGATTCCATTACCAAGATGTCCAATCTGATGCAGACAGAAATGATTCCTGCCGGAGAAGCGGCCAGGGCACATTATACGGCAACACAGGATCTTGCGCTCCACAGTACTTATAATGATGTTCATCCCGGTCCCCAGGGAAGTTATCTTGTAGCGGCTTCCGTATATGCTGCGCTTTTCCAGGACAGACTTTTTCCTTCTACTTTCTACAGCGGAATGACACAAAGTAAAGCGGAATATTACCAGCAACTGGCTGACGGAACTTTTTTCAGTAACCCTGCACAATGGAATTCCAATGTTTTCCACATCCATGCAGGCTTTTCTGTAAGCGGTGGTGCACAGAATATCTCCTTCACCAATCTTTCCACCAACTACGACACCGTGCTTTGGACTTTCGGAGACGGAACCACGTCCACTGTTGTCAATCCAACCCATCTATATGCTTCTGCAGGAACCTATACAGTATCCCTTACCGTAACAAAAAACTCCTGCTCTGAAACCGTGAGCAAGACGATCAACAGCAATCAGCTTGGCGTGTCCGAACATACCGTGAAAAGCTTCCGGTTTTATCCTAATCCTGTTTCCGGGACAGGTTTCCTGGAAACATCAAAAGCCATTAAAGAAATTGAGATTTACAGTATTGACGGAAGAAAGCTCCAAAACCTGTCGTATTCAAAAGTGTATGATGCTCAGATTAATTTCGCCCCGTACACCAAAGGAATTTACATTCTGAAGATCCGTTTTGAAGATAATACACTTGAAAATATTAAAGTTATAAAGGAATAA